One part of the Streptomyces lydicus genome encodes these proteins:
- a CDS encoding SSI family serine proteinase inhibitor has protein sequence MPVTRRRRSARAAVPGALLATVSAALAGAFCAAPAGAAEPPPPAAAGTAEPRPPAGTEPQPPTADQGLLLTVSGDRNTWIRGVRLSCPDIYGRHPHARAACAALTWARGDLDALPGEPHACNKQYNPVTVSVTGTWRGGPVEWHREFANACMLDSATGPVFRF, from the coding sequence ATGCCCGTGACCCGTCGACGCCGATCCGCCCGGGCCGCCGTGCCCGGCGCGCTGCTCGCCACCGTGTCCGCGGCGCTGGCGGGCGCGTTCTGCGCCGCCCCGGCAGGCGCCGCCGAACCGCCACCGCCGGCCGCGGCAGGCACCGCCGAGCCCCGGCCGCCGGCCGGCACCGAGCCACAGCCGCCCACCGCCGACCAGGGCCTGCTGCTGACCGTCTCCGGTGACCGGAACACCTGGATCCGCGGCGTACGGCTCAGCTGCCCCGACATCTACGGCAGACATCCGCACGCCCGCGCCGCCTGTGCCGCACTGACGTGGGCGCGCGGCGACCTGGACGCGCTGCCCGGCGAACCGCACGCCTGCAACAAGCAGTACAACCCGGTGACCGTCAGCGTGACCGGCACCTGGCGCGGCGGCCCGGTCGAGTGGCACCGGGAGTTCGCCAACGCCTGCATGCTGGACTCCGCCACCGGGCCGGTCTTCCGCTTCTGA
- a CDS encoding type 1 glutamine amidotransferase domain-containing protein, with protein MRVLMPVPDRDFDVTEVAVPWRLLTDAGHQVVLATERAGTRPACDPRLLTGVLFGALGAAPEPRRFYHRLTASPEFTATAGWADLDPAAYDGLLLPGGHAPGMRQYLGSEVLRRQVARFWALDRPVGAICHGVLVLARTTDPATGRSLLADRRTTCLPKYMERSAYLATAWRLGRYYRTYPAYVEDEVRAALADPGRFERGPRVLAARGTATDDTAAFVVRDGRYLSARWPGDAYLFGRRFVALLEGTAH; from the coding sequence GTGCGCGTACTGATGCCGGTCCCCGACCGCGATTTCGACGTCACCGAGGTGGCGGTGCCCTGGCGGCTGCTCACCGACGCGGGGCATCAGGTCGTCCTCGCCACCGAACGGGCCGGGACCCGGCCCGCCTGCGATCCGCGGCTGCTGACCGGAGTCCTCTTCGGGGCGCTCGGCGCGGCGCCGGAGCCCCGCCGCTTCTACCACCGGCTCACCGCGAGCCCGGAGTTCACCGCGACGGCCGGCTGGGCGGACCTGGACCCGGCGGCGTACGACGGGCTGCTGCTGCCCGGCGGCCATGCGCCCGGCATGCGGCAGTACCTGGGCTCGGAGGTGCTGCGGCGGCAGGTCGCCAGGTTCTGGGCGCTCGACCGGCCCGTCGGGGCGATCTGCCACGGCGTGCTGGTCCTGGCGCGGACCACCGACCCCGCGACCGGCCGCAGCCTGCTGGCGGACCGGCGGACGACCTGTCTGCCCAAGTACATGGAACGCTCGGCCTATCTGGCGACCGCCTGGCGGCTCGGCCGCTACTACCGCACGTACCCGGCGTATGTGGAGGACGAGGTGCGGGCGGCGCTGGCGGACCCGGGGCGGTTCGAGCGCGGGCCGCGGGTACTGGCCGCGCGGGGCACCGCGACCGATGACACCGCGGCGTTCGTGGTGCGGGACGGCCGCTATCTCTCGGCACGCTGGCCGGGCGACGCCTACCTCTTCGGCCGGCGCTTCGTCGCGCTGCTGGAGGGCACGGCGCACTGA
- a CDS encoding lysophospholipid acyltransferase family protein — protein MFYQVLKYVLLGPLLRLVFRPRIEGLEHVPEEGAAIIAGNHLSFADHFVMPAIVPRRVTFLAKAEYFTGPGLKGRLTAAFFRGVGQIPVDRSGGRASRAAISSGLAVLRKGRLLGIYPEGTRSHDGRLYKGRTGVASMAIRAGVPVVPCAMIGTFEAQPTGRRLPRVMRITIRFGAPLEFSRYAGMADDRFALRAVTDEIMYAILTLSGQEYVDVYAGEAKAAAQDRARAKGRRGPGNGDQGPPA, from the coding sequence GTGTTCTACCAGGTGCTGAAGTACGTCCTTCTGGGCCCCTTACTGCGGCTGGTGTTCCGGCCGCGGATCGAGGGACTGGAGCACGTGCCGGAGGAGGGCGCGGCGATCATCGCCGGCAACCACCTCTCGTTCGCGGACCACTTCGTGATGCCGGCGATCGTGCCGCGCCGGGTGACGTTCCTGGCCAAGGCCGAGTACTTCACCGGGCCCGGTCTGAAGGGGCGGCTCACCGCGGCGTTCTTCCGGGGGGTGGGGCAGATCCCGGTGGACCGGTCCGGTGGCCGTGCCTCCCGGGCGGCGATCTCGTCGGGCCTCGCCGTGCTGCGCAAGGGCCGGCTCCTGGGGATCTATCCGGAGGGCACCCGCTCGCACGACGGCCGGCTCTACAAGGGCCGTACCGGGGTCGCGTCGATGGCCATCCGGGCCGGGGTGCCGGTCGTGCCCTGCGCGATGATCGGCACGTTCGAGGCACAGCCGACCGGCCGGCGGCTGCCGCGCGTCATGCGGATCACCATCCGCTTCGGGGCACCGCTGGAGTTCTCGCGCTATGCCGGGATGGCCGACGACCGCTTCGCGCTGCGCGCCGTCACCGACGAGATCATGTACGCGATCCTCACGTTGTCCGGACAGGAGTACGTCGACGTGTACGCGGGCGAGGCCAAGGCGGCGGCGCAGGACCGGGCGCGGGCCAAGGGGCGGCGCGGACCGGGCAACGGGGACCAGGGGCCCCCGGCATAG
- a CDS encoding TIGR02452 family protein, with product MSARLRGMAQETERIVAAGVYRAPGGRTVDIAAAVARARAGTRMYGPGPVAVEGPAPGTTVFEVTREGSLTAGRRLAAAGGGPLAVLNFASARNPGGGYLNGAQAQEEALCRGSALYSCVREAPEFYAAHRADPSPFYSDRVILSPGVPVFRDDRGVLLDEPYEAGFLTSAAPNAGVIARQRPAEAGRVPAALAARAERVLEVAAASGHRQLVLGAWGCGVFRNEPAEVAGAFAAALLGAGRFAGWFDRVVFAVLDRREPSPTRAAFDEAFPASGGPAAG from the coding sequence ATGAGTGCCCGGTTGCGGGGAATGGCGCAGGAGACGGAGCGGATCGTCGCGGCGGGGGTGTACCGCGCGCCCGGCGGGCGGACGGTGGACATCGCGGCGGCCGTCGCGCGGGCCCGGGCGGGGACCCGGATGTACGGGCCGGGGCCGGTGGCGGTCGAGGGGCCGGCGCCGGGGACGACGGTGTTCGAGGTGACGAGGGAAGGGAGCCTGACGGCCGGGCGGCGGCTGGCCGCGGCGGGCGGTGGCCCGCTCGCGGTGCTGAACTTCGCCTCGGCCCGGAATCCCGGCGGCGGCTACCTCAACGGCGCGCAGGCGCAGGAGGAAGCGCTGTGCCGGGGTTCGGCGCTCTACAGCTGCGTGCGCGAGGCCCCGGAGTTCTACGCGGCGCACCGCGCCGACCCCAGTCCGTTCTACAGCGACCGGGTGATCCTCTCCCCCGGCGTGCCGGTGTTCCGGGACGATCGGGGGGTGCTGCTCGACGAGCCGTACGAGGCGGGGTTCCTGACCTCGGCGGCGCCCAACGCGGGGGTGATCGCGCGGCAGCGGCCGGCCGAGGCGGGGCGGGTGCCGGCGGCGCTGGCGGCGCGGGCCGAGCGGGTGCTGGAGGTCGCCGCGGCGAGCGGGCACCGTCAACTGGTGCTCGGCGCCTGGGGCTGCGGGGTGTTCCGCAATGAACCCGCCGAGGTGGCGGGGGCGTTCGCGGCCGCGCTGCTGGGCGCGGGGCGGTTCGCCGGCTGGTTCGACCGGGTGGTGTTCGCCGTGCTCGACCGCCGGGAGCCCTCCCCCACCCGGGCCGCCTTCGACGAGGCGTTCCCGGCGTCCGGTGGGCCGGCCGCGGGCTGA
- a CDS encoding alpha/beta hydrolase — protein MRRKAVLGTAGTLVTGALLTGAIAATPASAGEHHTSGKAEARGVQTAAARAAKKGIDWQDCPADWGLKSPVQCGYVTVPVDYARPNGRTIKIAVDRAVSTGTKQERQGALLYNPGGPGGSGMRFPTRITNKNPLWAKTAKAYDFVGFDPRGVGHSAPISCMDPQEFVKAPKADPVPDSEADKRAQRKLAKEYAEGCAERSGALLPYMTTANTARDLDVVRAALGEKKLNYLGVSYGTYLGAVYGTLFPGHVRRMLVDSVVDPAREKIWYQANLDQDIAFETRWGDWKKWVAKNDATYHIGNTPEKVQAAWETLRATAKKNPIGGVVGPAELTGFFQNAPYYDSMWATVAEVWSAYRSGDAKPLVENAGPNLKDTAGNIASENGNAVYTAVECTDTKWPTSWQKWDRDNTRIHQRAPFMTWANAWMNLPCATWPAKQQRPVEVGTGKGLPSVLIVQSTRDAATPYDGAVELHKRFKGSRLITERDAGSHGVTGLVNPCINDRVDAYFLEGKTDAKDVTCAPHATPQPTKPSAKAVAKGTADLPAAR, from the coding sequence GTGAGAAGAAAAGCAGTGCTCGGCACCGCCGGCACCCTGGTGACCGGAGCGCTCCTCACCGGAGCGATAGCCGCCACGCCCGCCAGTGCGGGCGAACACCACACGAGCGGAAAGGCCGAAGCGCGCGGCGTCCAGACCGCCGCCGCCCGCGCGGCCAAGAAGGGCATCGACTGGCAGGACTGCCCCGCGGACTGGGGCCTGAAGTCCCCCGTCCAGTGCGGTTACGTCACCGTCCCGGTCGACTACGCCCGGCCCAACGGCCGCACCATCAAGATCGCCGTCGACCGGGCCGTCAGCACCGGCACCAAGCAGGAGCGGCAGGGCGCCCTCCTCTACAACCCCGGCGGACCCGGCGGTTCGGGCATGAGGTTCCCGACCCGCATCACCAACAAGAACCCGCTGTGGGCCAAGACCGCCAAGGCGTACGACTTCGTGGGCTTCGACCCGCGGGGCGTGGGCCACTCGGCGCCCATCTCCTGCATGGACCCGCAGGAGTTCGTCAAGGCCCCCAAGGCCGACCCGGTGCCGGACAGCGAGGCCGACAAGCGCGCCCAGCGCAAGCTCGCCAAGGAGTACGCCGAGGGCTGCGCCGAGCGCAGCGGCGCCCTCCTGCCGTACATGACCACCGCCAACACCGCCCGCGACCTCGATGTCGTCCGCGCCGCGCTCGGTGAGAAGAAGCTCAACTACCTGGGCGTCTCCTACGGCACCTACCTCGGCGCCGTCTACGGCACGCTCTTCCCGGGCCACGTCCGCCGGATGCTCGTCGACAGCGTCGTCGACCCGGCCCGCGAAAAGATCTGGTACCAGGCCAACCTCGACCAGGACATCGCCTTCGAGACCCGCTGGGGCGACTGGAAGAAGTGGGTCGCCAAGAACGACGCCACGTACCACATCGGGAACACCCCCGAGAAGGTCCAGGCAGCCTGGGAGACGCTGCGGGCGACCGCCAAGAAGAACCCGATCGGCGGCGTCGTCGGCCCCGCCGAGCTGACCGGCTTCTTCCAGAACGCGCCGTACTACGACTCGATGTGGGCCACCGTCGCCGAGGTCTGGAGCGCCTACCGCTCCGGCGACGCCAAGCCCCTCGTCGAGAACGCCGGGCCGAACCTCAAGGACACCGCCGGCAACATCGCCTCGGAGAACGGCAACGCGGTCTACACGGCCGTCGAGTGCACCGACACCAAGTGGCCCACCAGCTGGCAGAAGTGGGACCGCGACAACACCCGCATCCACCAGCGCGCGCCGTTCATGACCTGGGCCAACGCCTGGATGAACCTGCCCTGCGCCACCTGGCCGGCCAAGCAGCAGCGGCCGGTCGAGGTCGGTACCGGCAAGGGCCTGCCCAGCGTGCTGATCGTGCAGAGCACCCGGGACGCCGCCACCCCGTACGACGGCGCCGTCGAACTGCACAAGCGCTTCAAGGGCTCCCGCCTGATCACCGAGCGGGACGCCGGTTCGCACGGGGTCACCGGCCTGGTCAACCCCTGCATCAACGACCGGGTCGACGCGTACTTCCTGGAGGGGAAGACCGACGCCAAGGACGTGACCTGCGCCCCGCACGCCACGCCGCAGCCGACGAAGCCGTCGGCCAAGGCCGTGGCCAAGGGCACCGCCGACCTCCCGGCCGCGCGGTAA
- a CDS encoding roadblock/LC7 domain-containing protein has protein sequence MTIEPRIRDELHTLRDQVRHFQGGMVASVDGMVIAHDLPDIEPDGLAALTAAAIGVAKRLTEATGQGAFEETLTRGSDGYIAAYSAGRRAVLTAVASPHTNVGRLHLQARRAAERIGALVDAAPRA, from the coding sequence ATGACGATCGAACCCCGGATACGGGACGAATTGCACACGCTGCGCGATCAAGTGCGGCATTTCCAGGGCGGAATGGTGGCGAGCGTGGACGGCATGGTGATCGCCCACGACCTGCCGGACATCGAACCGGACGGCCTGGCCGCGCTCACCGCCGCGGCCATCGGGGTGGCCAAGCGCCTCACCGAGGCGACCGGTCAGGGTGCCTTCGAGGAGACGCTGACCCGCGGCTCCGACGGCTACATCGCGGCCTACTCGGCGGGCCGCCGCGCCGTCCTCACGGCCGTGGCCAGCCCGCACACCAACGTGGGACGACTCCATCTGCAGGCCAGGCGGGCGGCCGAGCGCATCGGCGCGCTCGTCGACGCGGCCCCGCGCGCGTAG
- a CDS encoding urease accessory protein UreD, whose amino-acid sequence MTLALPPRAVRPPAPAPSAAGLHATARIVARADTSGAVRLPVLDGDGPLALRRIRAGAGQARVCVVSAMSAPLGGDRLAIEATAEAGTALHVTAAAATVALPGRTGETATYDVRLTVGEGARLDWLPEPLISARGSELRMTTTVELAPTARLVLREEQVLGRSGEETGALRSRLTVRRAGRTLLDQETAYGPGVPGWDTSAVLDGNRAMGQLLVVGPEFEEEPTEVRLLGGAPDGEPGDGPAQGVLAPLAGPGALATAVAPDALRLRRLLDEAARAVAG is encoded by the coding sequence ATGACCCTCGCGCTCCCCCCGCGGGCGGTACGGCCGCCGGCTCCCGCACCCTCGGCCGCCGGGCTGCACGCCACCGCCCGCATCGTCGCGCGGGCCGACACGTCCGGCGCCGTCCGGCTGCCCGTCCTCGACGGCGACGGTCCGCTGGCGCTGCGCCGCATTCGCGCGGGTGCCGGGCAGGCCCGGGTCTGTGTCGTCAGCGCGATGAGCGCCCCGCTCGGCGGCGACCGGCTGGCCATCGAGGCGACCGCGGAGGCCGGCACCGCACTGCACGTCACGGCCGCCGCGGCGACCGTCGCGCTGCCCGGCCGGACCGGCGAAACGGCCACCTACGACGTGCGTCTGACGGTCGGTGAGGGCGCACGGCTCGACTGGCTGCCGGAGCCGCTGATCTCCGCCCGGGGCAGCGAGCTGCGGATGACCACCACCGTCGAGCTGGCCCCCACCGCGCGCCTGGTGCTCCGCGAGGAGCAGGTGCTGGGACGCAGCGGTGAGGAGACCGGGGCACTGCGCAGCCGGCTCACCGTCCGCCGCGCCGGCCGCACCCTGCTCGACCAGGAGACGGCCTACGGGCCCGGCGTCCCCGGCTGGGACACTTCCGCCGTGCTGGACGGCAACCGTGCCATGGGCCAACTCCTGGTCGTGGGACCGGAGTTCGAGGAAGAACCGACCGAGGTCCGGTTGCTCGGCGGGGCGCCGGACGGTGAGCCCGGCGACGGCCCGGCGCAGGGCGTACTGGCCCCGCTCGCCGGTCCCGGGGCGCTGGCCACCGCCGTCGCCCCCGACGCGCTGCGGCTGCGCCGCCTCCTGGACGAGGCCGCCCGCGCCGTCGCCGGGTGA
- the ureG gene encoding urease accessory protein UreG, with protein sequence MHLDHKDTFPERYTYSAAAPVRPDGTRRALRIGLGGPVGTGKTATVAALCRALRDELSIAVVTNDIYTREDAEFLLREAVLPPERIAAVETGACPHTAIRDDISANLEAVEDLEAAVGAEGGGPLDLVLVESGGDNLTATFSKGLVDAQIFVIDVAGGDDIPRKGGPGVTSADLLVINKTDLAPYVGVDLEGMARDAKAQRGELPVAFTALKAENGVRPVADWVRARLAEWTVGPA encoded by the coding sequence ATGCACCTCGACCACAAGGACACTTTCCCCGAGCGGTACACCTACAGCGCCGCCGCTCCGGTACGCCCGGACGGGACCCGGCGGGCCCTGCGCATCGGCCTGGGCGGCCCGGTCGGCACCGGGAAGACCGCCACCGTCGCCGCGCTCTGCCGCGCACTGCGCGACGAGCTGTCCATCGCGGTGGTCACCAACGACATCTACACCCGCGAGGACGCCGAATTCCTGCTCCGGGAGGCGGTGTTGCCGCCCGAGCGGATCGCCGCGGTGGAGACCGGGGCCTGCCCGCACACCGCGATCCGCGACGACATCTCCGCCAACCTGGAGGCGGTGGAGGACCTGGAGGCCGCGGTCGGTGCCGAGGGCGGCGGCCCGCTCGACCTCGTCCTGGTCGAGTCCGGCGGCGACAACCTCACCGCGACCTTCTCCAAGGGACTGGTCGACGCCCAGATCTTCGTGATCGACGTCGCGGGCGGCGACGACATCCCGCGCAAGGGCGGCCCCGGGGTGACCAGCGCCGATCTGCTCGTCATCAACAAGACCGACCTGGCGCCGTACGTGGGTGTCGACCTGGAAGGGATGGCGCGCGACGCCAAGGCGCAGCGCGGCGAGCTGCCGGTCGCCTTCACGGCGCTGAAGGCCGAGAACGGCGTCCGGCCGGTGGCGGACTGGGTGCGCGCCCGCCTGGCGGAGTGGACCGTGGGCCCGGCATGA
- a CDS encoding urease accessory protein UreF — MSRAALLVLADGRFPAGGHAHSGGAEPAVAAGRIKDAATLESFCRGRLHTAGLVAAALAAAAAAGCDPLLLDDAADARTPVPALRQVARRLGRQMMRAARATWPGPALDALAAARPRGAHQPVVLGLAARSAGLAPLDAAYAVAYENISGPATAAVRLLSLDPFDATAVLAHLAADLDEVARQGAAAAERVTTEGVDALPAASAPLLDITAQAHAGWPVRLFAS, encoded by the coding sequence ATGAGCCGTGCCGCGCTGCTCGTCCTCGCCGACGGCCGGTTCCCCGCCGGCGGACACGCCCACTCGGGCGGCGCCGAACCGGCCGTCGCCGCGGGACGCATCAAGGACGCCGCCACCCTGGAGAGCTTCTGCCGGGGCCGGCTGCACACCGCCGGCCTGGTCGCCGCGGCACTCGCCGCCGCGGCCGCGGCCGGCTGCGACCCGCTCCTCCTGGACGACGCGGCCGACGCCCGTACGCCCGTACCGGCGCTGCGGCAGGTCGCCAGACGGCTGGGCCGCCAGATGATGCGGGCGGCCCGCGCCACCTGGCCGGGCCCCGCCCTCGACGCGCTCGCCGCGGCCCGGCCGCGCGGCGCGCACCAGCCCGTCGTGCTGGGCCTGGCCGCCCGTTCCGCGGGCCTTGCGCCGCTCGACGCCGCCTACGCGGTGGCGTACGAGAACATCAGCGGCCCGGCCACCGCGGCCGTCCGGCTGCTCAGCCTGGACCCCTTCGACGCCACCGCCGTGCTCGCCCACCTGGCCGCCGACCTCGACGAGGTCGCCCGGCAGGGCGCCGCGGCGGCGGAACGCGTCACCACCGAAGGAGTCGACGCACTGCCCGCCGCCTCCGCCCCCCTGCTCGACATCACCGCGCAGGCGCACGCCGGCTGGCCGGTACGCCTCTTCGCCTCCTGA
- a CDS encoding urease subunit alpha — protein sequence MAELTRQAYADLFGPTAGDRIRLADTDLVIEITEDRSGGPGRAGDEAVFGGGKVIRESMGQSRATRAEGAPDTVITGAVVLDHWGVVKADVGIRDGRITALGKAGNPDTMDGVHPDLVIGPETEIIAGNGKILTAGGIDTHVHFICPQQADEALASGVTTLVGGGTGPAEGSKATTITPGAWHVARMFEAMDSLPVNVGLLGKGNTTSLTSMRDQLRAGVLGFKIHEDWGATPAVLDACLTICEESGAQLAIHTDTLNEAGFLGDTLAAIAGRAIHAFHVEGAGGGHAPDMIAMVSEPNVLPASTNPTRPHTVNTVEEHLDMLMVCHHLNPAVPEDLAFAESRIRPSTIAAEDILHDLGAISIMSSDAQAMGRIGEVVLRTWQTAHVMKRRRGTLPGDGRADNHRARRYVAKYTINAALAQGIDHLVGSVENGKLADLVLWDPAFFGVKPQLVIKGGQIAYAQMGDANASIPTPQPVLPRPMFGATGKAPGSNSVNFVSQQALEDNLPERLPLAKRYEAIRSTRGVTKADMRNNDALPRVHVDPDTFTVTIDGDVVEPHPAAELPMTQRYFLF from the coding sequence ATGGCTGAGCTCACCCGCCAGGCGTACGCCGACCTCTTCGGCCCCACCGCGGGCGACCGGATCCGGCTCGCCGACACCGACCTGGTCATCGAGATCACCGAGGACCGCTCGGGCGGCCCGGGCCGGGCCGGCGACGAGGCCGTCTTCGGCGGCGGCAAGGTGATCCGCGAGTCGATGGGCCAGTCCCGCGCCACCCGCGCCGAGGGCGCCCCGGACACCGTGATCACCGGCGCCGTCGTCCTCGACCACTGGGGCGTCGTCAAGGCCGACGTCGGCATCCGCGACGGACGGATCACCGCGCTCGGCAAGGCCGGCAACCCCGACACCATGGACGGCGTCCACCCCGACCTGGTCATCGGGCCCGAGACCGAGATCATCGCGGGCAACGGCAAGATCCTCACCGCCGGCGGCATCGACACCCACGTGCACTTCATCTGCCCCCAGCAGGCGGACGAGGCGCTGGCCTCCGGCGTGACCACCCTCGTCGGCGGCGGCACCGGTCCCGCCGAGGGCAGCAAGGCCACCACCATCACCCCCGGCGCCTGGCACGTGGCCCGGATGTTCGAGGCGATGGACTCCCTGCCGGTCAACGTCGGACTGCTCGGCAAGGGCAACACCACCTCCCTCACCTCGATGCGCGACCAGCTGCGGGCCGGCGTACTCGGCTTCAAGATCCACGAGGACTGGGGGGCGACCCCGGCCGTCCTCGACGCCTGCCTGACCATCTGCGAGGAGAGCGGCGCCCAGCTCGCCATCCACACGGACACGCTGAACGAAGCGGGCTTCCTGGGCGACACCCTCGCCGCCATCGCCGGCCGCGCCATCCACGCCTTCCACGTCGAGGGCGCCGGCGGCGGCCACGCCCCCGACATGATCGCGATGGTCTCCGAGCCGAACGTCCTGCCGGCGTCCACCAACCCCACCCGGCCGCACACCGTCAACACCGTCGAGGAACACCTCGACATGCTGATGGTCTGCCACCACCTCAACCCCGCCGTTCCCGAGGACCTGGCCTTCGCCGAGTCCCGGATCCGGCCCTCCACCATCGCGGCGGAGGACATCCTGCACGACCTCGGCGCCATCTCGATCATGTCGTCCGACGCCCAGGCCATGGGCCGGATCGGCGAGGTCGTGCTGCGGACCTGGCAGACCGCCCACGTCATGAAACGGCGCCGCGGCACCCTGCCCGGCGACGGCCGCGCCGACAACCACCGCGCCCGGCGCTACGTCGCGAAATACACCATCAACGCGGCCCTCGCCCAGGGCATCGACCACCTCGTCGGCTCGGTGGAGAACGGCAAGCTCGCCGACCTCGTGCTGTGGGACCCGGCGTTCTTCGGCGTCAAACCGCAACTGGTCATCAAGGGCGGCCAGATCGCCTATGCGCAGATGGGCGACGCCAACGCGTCCATCCCCACCCCGCAGCCGGTCCTGCCCCGCCCGATGTTCGGCGCCACCGGCAAGGCCCCCGGCAGCAACTCGGTCAACTTCGTCTCCCAGCAGGCCCTGGAGGACAACCTCCCCGAGCGTCTGCCGCTGGCGAAGCGGTACGAGGCGATCCGCTCCACCCGGGGCGTCACCAAGGCCGACATGCGCAACAACGACGCGCTGCCGCGGGTGCACGTCGACCCCGACACCTTCACGGTGACCATCGACGGCGACGTGGTCGAACCCCACCCGGCCGCCGAACTGCCCATGACCCAGCGGTACTTCCTCTTCTGA
- a CDS encoding urease subunit beta: protein MIPGQILHADEPVRLNEGLPVTRLTVLNAADRPVQVGSHYHFAEANPGLDFDRAAAHGKRLNVAAGSAVRFEPGIPTEVELVPVGGKRIVPGLRGETGGTLDG, encoded by the coding sequence ATGATCCCGGGACAGATCCTCCACGCCGACGAGCCGGTGCGCCTCAACGAAGGGCTCCCCGTCACGCGCCTGACCGTCCTCAACGCCGCCGACCGCCCCGTCCAGGTCGGCTCCCACTACCACTTCGCCGAGGCCAACCCCGGCCTCGACTTCGACCGTGCGGCCGCGCACGGCAAGCGGCTCAACGTCGCGGCCGGCTCCGCCGTGCGCTTCGAGCCCGGCATCCCCACCGAGGTCGAGCTGGTCCCCGTCGGGGGCAAGCGGATCGTCCCGGGTCTGCGCGGCGAGACCGGAGGCACCCTCGATGGCTGA
- a CDS encoding urease subunit gamma produces MQLTPHEQERLMIHVAADVAEKRRARGLKLNHPESIALLTVHILEGARDGRTVAELMSSGRKVLTRDEVMEGVPEMIHDVQVEATFPDGTKLVTVHEPIN; encoded by the coding sequence ATGCAGCTGACCCCGCATGAGCAAGAGCGCTTGATGATTCATGTGGCGGCAGACGTGGCCGAAAAGCGGCGGGCCCGGGGACTGAAGCTCAACCACCCGGAGTCCATCGCGCTGCTGACCGTGCACATCCTCGAAGGCGCCAGGGACGGCCGCACCGTCGCCGAGCTGATGTCCTCCGGCCGCAAGGTCCTCACCCGTGACGAGGTCATGGAGGGGGTGCCGGAGATGATCCACGACGTACAGGTCGAGGCCACCTTCCCGGACGGCACCAAGCTCGTCACCGTTCACGAGCCCATCAACTGA
- a CDS encoding M28 family metallopeptidase, whose translation MSRSAHIRRAALATGAVAALAATLFTTAAASADPAPAAAPDIDVKAVKADLDQLQSIADANGGNRAHGQPGYKASVDFIKGKLDQAGFKTQLQEFDNNGAKGYNVIADWPGGDESKTVMTGAHLDSVDAGPGINDNGSGSAGTLEVALAVAKSNLKPAKHLRFAWFGDEEDGMVGSQAYVSKLGADKSKIDAYLNFDMIGSPNPGYFVYDDDARLEKVFKDWFATKNIATEKETEGDGRSDHAAFKDAGIAVGGLFSGADYVKTEAQAKNWGGEAGKAFDACYHQSCDTSKNLDEKALDNNTDAIANAVWQLSS comes from the coding sequence GTGTCTCGTTCTGCACACATACGCCGGGCCGCGCTGGCCACCGGCGCCGTGGCCGCCCTGGCCGCCACCCTCTTCACCACTGCCGCGGCGTCCGCCGATCCGGCACCGGCGGCCGCGCCGGACATCGACGTCAAGGCCGTGAAGGCCGATCTGGACCAGCTCCAGTCGATCGCCGACGCCAACGGCGGCAACCGCGCCCACGGACAGCCCGGCTACAAGGCGTCCGTCGACTTCATCAAGGGCAAGCTGGACCAGGCCGGGTTCAAGACCCAGCTCCAGGAGTTCGACAACAACGGCGCCAAGGGCTACAACGTCATCGCCGACTGGCCGGGCGGCGACGAGAGCAAGACCGTCATGACGGGGGCCCACCTCGACTCGGTCGACGCGGGCCCCGGCATCAACGACAACGGTTCCGGCTCGGCCGGCACCCTCGAAGTCGCCCTCGCGGTCGCCAAGTCGAACCTCAAGCCCGCCAAGCACCTGCGGTTCGCCTGGTTCGGCGACGAAGAGGACGGCATGGTCGGCTCGCAGGCGTACGTCAGCAAGCTCGGCGCCGACAAGTCAAAGATCGACGCGTATCTGAACTTCGACATGATCGGGTCGCCGAACCCCGGCTACTTCGTCTACGACGACGACGCGCGCCTGGAGAAGGTGTTCAAGGACTGGTTCGCCACCAAGAACATCGCCACCGAGAAGGAGACCGAGGGCGACGGCCGCTCGGACCACGCCGCCTTCAAGGACGCGGGCATCGCCGTCGGCGGCCTCTTCTCCGGCGCGGACTACGTCAAGACCGAGGCGCAGGCGAAGAACTGGGGCGGCGAGGCGGGCAAGGCGTTCGACGCCTGCTACCACCAGTCCTGCGACACCTCGAAGAACCTCGACGAGAAGGCGCTGGACAACAACACCGACGCCATCGCCAACGCCGTGTGGCAGCTCAGCTCCTGA